A genomic segment from Lutibacter sp. A80 encodes:
- a CDS encoding glycosyltransferase family 2 protein: protein MLVTIFTPVFNRKHLVIDLYECLLRQSFKDFEWVIVDDGSSDGLEEVVNNLISDNKIKIKYFYKENGGKHTAINLGVKKANGELFFLVDSDDLLVDNALELMSKKWPEINENPLICGIVGLFKFENGNVVGDTFNDSLEKVSFADIYLKYNLKGDKTVAFKTKIMKDYPFPEKKGVKFVFEAVVWHDMAKKYFVICLNEIIGIVNYQQEGLSDSSYKLWYIEGLAFSFFQSIIKNIHPFNKYPKKYISNYIHLASSSLLSNKNYFLQLKSIKSKFIYILIFPRAYFAYLRMRNKVIKREE, encoded by the coding sequence ATGTTAGTTACAATATTTACTCCAGTTTTTAATAGAAAGCATTTAGTTATAGATCTTTATGAATGTCTGTTGAGGCAAAGTTTTAAAGATTTTGAATGGGTAATTGTTGATGATGGGAGTTCTGATGGGCTCGAAGAGGTAGTTAATAATTTAATTAGTGATAATAAAATTAAAATAAAATACTTTTATAAGGAAAATGGAGGAAAGCATACAGCAATTAATTTAGGAGTAAAAAAAGCTAACGGGGAATTATTTTTTTTAGTTGATAGCGATGATCTTTTAGTAGATAATGCTTTAGAATTAATGTCTAAAAAATGGCCTGAAATTAATGAGAACCCATTAATTTGCGGTATTGTAGGTTTGTTTAAATTTGAAAATGGCAATGTTGTAGGAGATACTTTTAATGATTCTTTAGAAAAAGTTTCTTTTGCGGATATATATTTAAAATACAATCTAAAAGGGGATAAAACTGTTGCATTTAAAACAAAAATTATGAAGGATTACCCTTTCCCAGAGAAAAAAGGGGTAAAGTTTGTTTTTGAAGCAGTAGTTTGGCACGATATGGCAAAAAAATATTTTGTGATATGCTTAAATGAGATAATTGGTATTGTTAATTATCAACAAGAAGGTTTATCAGATAGTTCATATAAATTATGGTATATTGAAGGATTAGCATTCTCTTTTTTTCAATCTATAATTAAAAATATTCATCCATTTAACAAATATCCAAAAAAATATATTTCCAATTATATTCATTTAGCATCAAGTAGTCTATTGTCAAATAAGAATTATTTTTTGCAATTAAAATCTATTAAAAGTAAGTTTATATATATACTTATTTTTCCTAGGGCTTATTTTGCATATTTAAGAATGAGAAATAAAGTAATCAAAAGAGAAGAATGA
- a CDS encoding glycosyltransferase family 4 protein: MIKLFYITNAINGSGGLERVLAVKASYLADTLGYKVHILTLNNGDKSPFYNFSTNIKFIDIKVSGNAINYFLQYKKGIKNALKVVNPDVISVCDDGLKGLLFPIFFGKKTPVIYERHASLDFNFISEKNNSAIQKLKNYGVQSAMLWSAKKFDAFVVLTNGNKKDWHTVNCTAIPNPSPFKNSIKDFKAAKKNIILAVGSQSYNKGFDRLLTIWGLIEKKYPDWSIEVYGKQHKKLNLQQKLKEQGLSARFSFNEPIKNIADKYAEASIFVLPSRSEGFGMVLIEAMSFGVPCVAFDCPHGPADIISNNKDGYIVANGNLEEFAEKLATLIEHQEKRKQMSGAAIKNVRRYAPEKIMPLWDELFKKMIN, from the coding sequence ATGATAAAGTTATTCTATATTACAAATGCAATTAATGGCTCAGGAGGCTTAGAGCGTGTACTGGCGGTAAAAGCAAGTTATTTGGCAGATACATTAGGGTATAAAGTACATATTCTAACTTTAAATAATGGTGACAAATCTCCATTTTACAACTTTAGTACTAATATTAAGTTTATTGATATTAAAGTAAGTGGCAATGCTATCAATTATTTTTTACAGTATAAAAAAGGAATAAAAAATGCGTTGAAAGTTGTAAACCCAGATGTTATTTCGGTATGTGATGATGGTTTAAAAGGTCTGTTATTTCCAATATTCTTTGGAAAAAAAACACCTGTTATTTATGAACGGCATGCCTCCTTAGATTTTAATTTTATTTCAGAAAAAAATAATTCAGCAATTCAAAAGCTTAAAAATTATGGTGTACAATCTGCAATGCTTTGGAGTGCAAAAAAGTTTGATGCTTTTGTAGTACTTACCAATGGAAATAAAAAAGATTGGCATACAGTTAATTGTACAGCAATTCCAAATCCTTCTCCATTTAAAAATAGTATTAAAGATTTTAAAGCAGCAAAAAAAAATATAATTTTAGCTGTAGGGTCCCAGAGTTATAATAAAGGTTTTGATAGGCTACTTACCATTTGGGGGTTGATTGAAAAAAAATATCCAGATTGGAGCATAGAGGTTTATGGAAAACAACATAAAAAACTTAATTTGCAACAAAAGTTAAAGGAGCAAGGTTTGAGTGCACGTTTTAGTTTTAATGAGCCAATTAAAAATATAGCAGATAAATATGCTGAAGCTTCCATATTTGTATTGCCTTCAAGGTCAGAAGGTTTTGGTATGGTATTGATAGAAGCCATGAGTTTTGGAGTACCCTGTGTTGCGTTTGACTGTCCACACGGTCCAGCAGATATTATAAGCAATAATAAGGATGGTTATATAGTTGCGAATGGAAATTTAGAAGAATTTGCAGAAAAGTTAGCCACACTTATAGAACATCAAGAAAAAAGAAAGCAGATGAGTGGAGCGGCTATTAAAAACGTAAGACGTTATGCTCCAGAAAAAATAATGCCACTTTGGGATGAATTGTTTAAAAAAATGATCAATTAA
- a CDS encoding DapH/DapD/GlmU-related protein, with translation MKGISNEQLSLNANIAAGLKVGENCSGLIGCTIDHGHCWLIEIGDNVVFAPQVYLLAHDTSTKRSLGYTKIGKVKIGDNCFIGARALIMPNVSIGNNTIIGAGSIVTKSIPANVVAAGNPAKVISSIAEYEKRIKKLIEDSPTYEKEYTMSHNINDIMKQKMCKDLDSLSGFVR, from the coding sequence TTGAAAGGGATATCAAATGAACAGTTGTCCTTAAATGCTAATATTGCAGCTGGTCTGAAAGTTGGTGAAAATTGTTCGGGTCTTATAGGTTGTACAATAGATCACGGTCATTGTTGGTTAATTGAAATTGGAGATAATGTGGTTTTTGCACCTCAAGTGTATTTATTAGCTCATGATACTAGTACTAAAAGAAGTTTGGGGTATACAAAAATAGGTAAAGTTAAAATAGGTGATAATTGTTTTATTGGTGCAAGAGCTTTAATAATGCCTAATGTAAGTATTGGAAATAACACAATAATTGGTGCAGGTAGTATTGTTACGAAATCTATTCCGGCAAATGTTGTGGCAGCTGGAAATCCAGCTAAAGTTATTAGTTCCATTGCTGAATATGAAAAGAGAATAAAGAAATTAATTGAAGATTCACCAACTTATGAAAAGGAATATACTATGTCACATAATATTAACGATATTATGAAACAAAAAATGTGTAAAGATTTGGATTCTCTAAGTGGATTTGTAAGATAA
- a CDS encoding glycoside hydrolase family 88 protein, with translation MNYIVILIIIIIVLIDIIPQFISWKNRIYIGRWETTEVWKVAILKKSIKWFKKTPTIKLTDNNRLIIIDILKGNYKRKSIQHWQEAGLVLGLTQVYIENKDKNIKKELINYINTKITEKGNWIEQPKEIDGVILAYAILNISWVNHQKNKPAYDAVYQLIKRLIGEDDTVQYRKSMKHYRYVDTIGFICPFLVLYGVKFKNKEALDLGLFQITAFNKYAMLQESFIPCHSYHIKTKLSVGLFGWGRGLGWYAIGLIDAWNALPEDDLDKKVLTNNVILFTKMILKFQNVNGSWNWMITSAEARADSSTTATLAWFLVNAAKIDELETECLNAKDKALNYLMKVTRRNGAIDFSQGDTKGIGVYSQNFDILPFTQGFTLRTSFLNKTE, from the coding sequence ATGAATTATATTGTTATTTTAATAATTATAATTATTGTTTTAATAGATATTATACCACAATTTATTTCTTGGAAAAATCGTATTTATATAGGAAGATGGGAAACAACAGAGGTTTGGAAAGTAGCTATATTAAAAAAATCGATAAAATGGTTTAAAAAAACACCTACTATAAAACTAACGGATAATAATAGATTAATTATTATAGATATTTTAAAAGGAAATTATAAAAGAAAATCTATACAACATTGGCAGGAAGCTGGGTTAGTTTTAGGTTTAACACAAGTTTATATTGAGAATAAAGATAAAAATATTAAAAAGGAGCTTATAAACTATATTAATACTAAAATAACTGAGAAAGGCAATTGGATAGAGCAGCCAAAAGAGATAGATGGCGTTATTTTAGCATACGCTATTTTAAATATATCTTGGGTAAATCATCAAAAAAATAAACCAGCTTATGATGCTGTGTATCAATTAATCAAACGTTTAATTGGAGAAGATGATACGGTACAATATCGTAAAAGCATGAAACACTATCGGTATGTAGATACAATTGGTTTTATATGTCCGTTTTTAGTTTTATATGGTGTTAAATTTAAAAATAAAGAAGCGTTAGATTTAGGCTTGTTTCAAATAACTGCATTTAACAAATATGCAATGTTACAAGAGTCTTTTATTCCTTGCCATAGCTATCATATTAAAACAAAATTATCTGTTGGCTTATTTGGTTGGGGACGTGGTTTAGGTTGGTATGCCATCGGTTTAATTGATGCTTGGAATGCTTTACCAGAAGATGATTTAGATAAAAAGGTGCTAACCAATAATGTTATCTTATTTACAAAAATGATTTTAAAATTTCAAAATGTAAATGGTAGTTGGAACTGGATGATTACAAGTGCAGAAGCTAGAGCAGATTCTTCTACAACTGCTACTCTTGCTTGGTTTTTAGTTAATGCTGCTAAAATAGATGAACTAGAAACTGAGTGTTTAAATGCAAAAGATAAAGCTTTAAATTATTTAATGAAAGTAACACGTCGTAATGGGGCTATCGATTTTTCACAAGGAGACACTAAGGGAATTGGTGTATATTCCCAAAATTTTGATATTTTACCATTTACGCAAGGATTTACTTTAAGAACTAGTTTTTTAAATAAGACTGAATGA
- a CDS encoding glycosyltransferase: MKKDILFIMNSLNCGGAEKALVSLLQVIDYNRYNVDLYLFKKEGMFIKDVPKEVTILQQPKNYSFFDMSIKKAIVQNLKKGNFKLIFYRMLAGFVYKIEKKPVVREQKAWKYLKKVIPSLSKKYVAAIGYLEKTPNYFCIDKVNAKIKIGFVHTDLEKLGIDFIKEQKYLTKLDHIITVSKELRDRLSLRLPFLSSKITFIENIVSKNKLIKLSNEPMSISLDKNYFNILYVGRLAKEKGLFFGLDAIEILIKKEYKIKWLIIGEGNKKEELEKASQDKGIRENIIFLGFKENPYPYMKECDLFLLPSFYEGKSISLEEVKLLHKPIVVTNFSSAQDQIVDNKTGLISEFTPKSIADNIERLFVSNDLRESFIKNLSLNMDGTESEINKLYNILEN; this comes from the coding sequence ATGAAAAAAGATATTCTTTTTATTATGAACAGTTTAAACTGTGGTGGTGCAGAAAAAGCTTTAGTTTCTTTATTACAAGTAATAGATTACAATAGATACAATGTAGACTTATATTTGTTTAAAAAAGAAGGAATGTTTATAAAAGATGTACCAAAAGAAGTTACAATTTTACAGCAGCCTAAAAATTATTCTTTTTTCGATATGTCTATAAAGAAAGCAATAGTACAAAACTTAAAAAAAGGCAATTTTAAATTAATATTTTATAGAATGTTAGCCGGATTTGTTTATAAAATTGAAAAAAAACCAGTAGTTAGAGAACAAAAAGCTTGGAAATACCTAAAAAAAGTAATTCCAAGCTTATCTAAAAAATACGTTGCTGCTATTGGCTATTTGGAAAAAACGCCTAATTATTTTTGTATAGATAAAGTAAATGCAAAAATTAAAATAGGGTTTGTACATACGGACTTAGAGAAACTTGGAATTGATTTTATTAAAGAGCAAAAATATTTAACAAAATTAGATCATATTATAACGGTATCAAAAGAATTACGAGATAGACTGTCTTTAAGATTGCCTTTTTTATCTTCAAAAATTACTTTTATAGAAAATATAGTTTCCAAAAATAAATTAATTAAATTATCAAATGAACCAATGTCAATTAGTTTAGATAAAAATTATTTTAATATTTTGTATGTTGGTAGGTTAGCAAAAGAGAAAGGGCTTTTTTTTGGATTAGACGCAATTGAAATTTTAATTAAGAAAGAATATAAAATTAAATGGTTAATAATAGGTGAGGGTAATAAAAAGGAAGAACTGGAAAAAGCTTCACAAGATAAAGGAATTCGTGAAAATATTATTTTTTTAGGATTTAAAGAAAACCCTTATCCTTATATGAAAGAATGTGATTTATTCCTATTACCATCTTTTTATGAAGGTAAGTCAATTTCTTTGGAAGAAGTAAAATTATTGCATAAACCAATTGTGGTTACTAATTTTAGTTCTGCTCAAGACCAAATTGTTGATAATAAGACAGGTTTAATTTCCGAGTTTACACCAAAATCAATTGCCGATAATATTGAAAGGCTATTTGTTAGTAATGACTTAAGAGAATCTTTTATAAAAAACTTGTCATTAAATATGGATGGAACAGAAAGTGAAATTAATAAACTTTACAATATATTAGAAAATTAA